The Mycolicibacterium smegmatis genome has a window encoding:
- a CDS encoding MmpS family transport accessory protein has translation MTLVATDQHAREAGDRRSVRRAVVPKTLQRGWLPAVTAIAVGVGSVAVWKVHEMSAPGPVVSVLAAQAPEQFTPKRMTYELFGSPGSGGLLTYVDVDGHPHRVDIAELPWSHTETTTLTVVSGSISGQVKGGEVGCRILVNDRVRDEHSSSHANADVTCRVKSA, from the coding sequence ATGACCCTAGTGGCGACTGACCAACATGCGCGCGAGGCAGGTGACCGCCGGAGCGTGCGGCGCGCTGTCGTGCCGAAAACCCTGCAGAGAGGCTGGTTGCCTGCCGTAACCGCCATCGCCGTCGGCGTCGGGTCTGTGGCGGTGTGGAAGGTGCACGAGATGTCCGCTCCTGGACCGGTTGTCTCGGTGCTCGCGGCGCAGGCGCCTGAGCAGTTCACTCCCAAGCGCATGACCTACGAGTTGTTCGGGTCCCCCGGAAGCGGCGGACTGCTGACCTATGTCGACGTCGACGGTCACCCGCACCGGGTCGACATCGCCGAGTTGCCGTGGTCGCACACCGAGACCACGACGCTCACCGTGGTGTCCGGCAGTATCTCCGGGCAGGTCAAGGGCGGCGAGGTGGGGTGCCGGATACTCGTGAACGACCGTGTGCGCGACGAACATTCGTCGTCACATGCCAATGCCGACGTCACATGCCGGGTCAAGTCGGCATGA